The window TCGTGCTGCCTAAAGGAAGAAGTTTGGAGGAAGCCGCAAAGCAAAATTTAAGTGAACTTGTCAGTAGGAACTTACTCATGGTTGACCGTAAAAACCTAATGGGTGAAATAAAAACATGTCGCATTCATGATATGATTCGTGAATTTTGCAAAGACATAGTTGTGGAGCAGAAGTTATTCCAAGAGATAAGGAAAAATAAGGGAGTATTTGAACCTCCAGTTTCCGAGGTCCAAAAGTTCCACCGTCTTTGTTTCCATTCAGATCTTCCTGCATTCTTCTCTAGAAAACCGAAAGGCCCTCACGTTCGTTCATTCCTATGTTTCTACAAGGCACCTGTCAACCTGGAAGACAAATACCTAACATCAATTCCAGATGCCTTCGAGTTGCTCAGAGTTTTGAAGTCGATCTCCATCCGATATAGTCAATTTCCTGCAAAAGTGACCAAACTTATTCATTTAAGGTATATCACTCTACATATTGAGAAATTTTCTATTCTTCCGGAGCCCCTCTCCCAGCTATGGAACCTACAAACTCTTGTAGTCGAGACAAAGTCACATTCCATTACCATGAAAGCAAATATATGGAAGATGTATCGTTTGAGGCATCTCAAGTTGAATGCAGCCATAGTCTTGAACCCGAAATGGGATGGTGAAGGAGGCGAAAACCTCCAAATACTCAGCAGATTGGCACCCGAATCTTACACAACAAAGGTTTTCAAAAAGGCCTGCAACCTTATTGAATTGGGAATACGTGGTAAACTAGCTACTCTTTTTAGCCACATGTCCATGGAAAATATGGTTCGTCTTGAAAAGCTGAAGCTGATGAATGATGTACCTACCGACTCTGAACCTCTCCCTCGCCTCCCTCGGCCTAATTCTTTCCCTCCGAATCTCAAGAGGCTGACATTGTCGAAAACATTCCTCGATTGGGAGCATATGTCGACGTTGGCTGAGATAAAAAGTTTGGAGGTGTTAAAGCTGAAAGAGAATGCATTTATAGGAAGCTATTGGGATGCTTCGGCTAGTATTTTCGACAATCTCCAAGTCTTGGTCATCATAGATGCAGATATTGTTCATTGGTTGGTTTCTACGTATAGTTTTTGTCGTCTTGGTTGTCTCGTGCTGAAAAACTGCGACAAACTCATTCATATTCCATTTGAGCTGAGCAAGAAGTTGGAGTTGCTAGAGATTGAGCGCATTCAAAGATCAGCAATTGCATCTGCAAAGAGGATCGAAGAGGTGAAAAAGGGTGAGCATGTTCGGTTCAAGCTCCAAATGGGCCCTGGATGTGGGATAAAACCTAATCATTACTAGCCTACCCCTAGGTATGTGTATGTGATATGTGACAATGAACTAGTACAAGGTTTCTACCTCTTAACAGAGCATAAAATCTAAATGGTTATCACTGCAAACATAGTTTGCAGATATAAGAAAGATTAGTGAAGAAGGTTGAAAAACTCAGAAATTTACTAGAAAGTTAGAAATCATTAAATGAACGATGAAAAATATTGAGAATAATCCGGAGTGAACTGAGGGGTAAAATATAAGAAACCAAAGCGGTTATCCAATTTGGTAATGGCTTTCGATTTCGGCCACAGTAATTGGGCCTAAGTAATACAAAAAATTGCTTGGAACTAATTTGATACCCTGAGCTCAAGGTTACTTCATAAGAATGAATTGAAATTGTGGTCCACCCACTTCACTCCTTTACAATtctttcaaaatattctaaaattttcagaatttttagtttaaaaagttaaattattattattattattattattattattattattattattattattattattattattattattattattattattattatttattgatgttAGTTATTGTTTATAAAAGTACTCCATATGTCCCAAGAAAGTCGagtcacttttttttacacttgttttgaaaaaatcgtactaataaatagttaaagtggataaatagtaaagtaagaataatgtagagaagactcttatttacattattcttgtttttgctGTTCTAtttattcactttaactatttgttacgatttttttaaaacgagtgcaaaaaagaa is drawn from Salvia hispanica cultivar TCC Black 2014 chromosome 6, UniMelb_Shisp_WGS_1.0, whole genome shotgun sequence and contains these coding sequences:
- the LOC125192450 gene encoding putative late blight resistance protein homolog R1B-23, which encodes MSMVGFKYEEAKLLGYLMDEKEKLDVISIIGMPGLGKTTLARKIFENEQVCYEFPIRIWVNVSQNFNSRDVFLNILKKFTSNDMSGLNDEELTQSARSCLSKEKFLLVMDDVWRPEDWQVIQTTLPNSNKWSKVLITSRLSTVGESARVGHFTEPHNLRFFNLEESWELLQLVVFGNEENCFPELVDIGMKIADQCHGVLLTIVVIGGILVDLFVKTRVPRLLKTLWDDVLRNMSKFVKNDEEKRILEALELSYQTLPNYLKECFLYIVVFPEKHVIPAWKLMHLWIAEGFVLPKGRSLEEAAKQNLSELVSRNLLMVDRKNLMGEIKTCRIHDMIREFCKDIVVEQKLFQEIRKNKGVFEPPVSEVQKFHRLCFHSDLPAFFSRKPKGPHVRSFLCFYKAPVNLEDKYLTSIPDAFELLRVLKSISIRYSQFPAKVTKLIHLRYITLHIEKFSILPEPLSQLWNLQTLVVETKSHSITMKANIWKMYRLRHLKLNAAIVLNPKWDGEGGENLQILSRLAPESYTTKVFKKACNLIELGIRGKLATLFSHMSMENMVRLEKLKLMNDVPTDSEPLPRLPRPNSFPPNLKRLTLSKTFLDWEHMSTLAEIKSLEVLKLKENAFIGSYWDASASIFDNLQVLVIIDADIVHWLVSTYSFCRLGCLVLKNCDKLIHIPFELSKKLELLEIERIQRSAIASAKRIEEVKKGEHVRFKLQMGPGCGIKPNHY